One stretch of Rhodoferax lithotrophicus DNA includes these proteins:
- the glcE gene encoding glycolate oxidase subunit GlcE, producing the protein MNTLLNQLTDRIRHAASHQTALCIRGAGSKDFYGHPTQGELLDTRGYRGIVSYEPSELVVTVRAGTPLRELEAALAEKNQCLAFEPPRFASSDGPQGGTCGGMVAAGLSGPARASVGSLRDYVLGVQFINGRAEQLTFGGQVMKNVAGYDVSRLLVGSLGTLGLLTEISLKVLPIAPGEATLVFALDQASALTQLHRWGGQPLPLNASCWVRDDTAPGAPELLFVRLRGALAAVESACSKVLADVPGQRLDNAQTMGDWTACRDQKLPFFTAPSQDAEPLALWRLSLPQTAPVLHLPWAQLVEWHGGLRWLWAPESAQAQLRREAAAVGGSATLFRAVGAGSVSTTARFDALNPATEQIHRRLKAEFDPAGIFNPGRMFKGL; encoded by the coding sequence ATGAACACTCTCTTGAATCAATTGACTGATCGCATACGCCATGCGGCTTCCCATCAGACCGCACTGTGTATTCGCGGAGCCGGCAGCAAAGACTTTTATGGCCACCCCACCCAGGGTGAACTGCTCGACACCCGGGGTTACCGGGGCATCGTCAGCTACGAGCCGAGCGAACTGGTGGTCACGGTGCGTGCGGGTACACCGCTTCGGGAGCTGGAGGCCGCGCTGGCCGAAAAAAATCAGTGCCTGGCCTTTGAGCCGCCGCGCTTTGCCAGCTCTGACGGCCCGCAGGGTGGCACTTGTGGCGGCATGGTGGCCGCTGGCCTGAGCGGCCCGGCGCGCGCCAGCGTCGGCAGCCTGCGCGACTACGTGTTGGGCGTGCAGTTCATCAACGGCCGTGCCGAGCAGCTCACTTTTGGCGGGCAGGTCATGAAAAACGTGGCCGGTTATGACGTGTCGCGCCTGCTGGTGGGCAGCCTGGGCACGCTTGGGCTGCTGACCGAAATCTCTCTGAAAGTGCTGCCCATCGCTCCCGGCGAGGCCACACTGGTGTTTGCGCTGGATCAGGCCAGCGCCCTGACGCAGTTACACCGCTGGGGCGGCCAGCCGCTGCCCTTGAACGCCAGCTGCTGGGTGCGTGACGACACCGCCCCCGGCGCACCCGAACTGCTGTTTGTGCGCCTGCGTGGTGCGCTGGCCGCCGTGGAATCGGCCTGCAGCAAAGTGCTGGCCGACGTGCCGGGCCAACGCCTGGACAACGCTCAAACCATGGGTGACTGGACCGCCTGCCGCGACCAGAAATTACCCTTCTTCACCGCCCCCAGCCAAGACGCTGAACCCCTGGCCTTGTGGCGCTTGAGCCTGCCCCAAACCGCCCCGGTGCTGCATCTGCCCTGGGCCCAGTTGGTGGAATGGCACGGTGGCCTGCGCTGGCTCTGGGCCCCGGAGTCGGCCCAGGCCCAGCTGCGCCGTGAGGCTGCCGCTGTGGGTGGAAGTGCTACATTATTCAGAGCTGTTGGCGCTGGTTCAGTAAGCACTACAGCCCGATTTGATGCTTTAAATCCGGCTACCGAGCAAATCCACCGCAGATTAAAGGCCGAATTTGACCCGGCCGGCATCTTCAACCCTGGCCGCATGTTCAAAGGCCTCTGA